The sequence aacccaaaattcacctttttcaccccaaaacccccttgtGTAGCtcaaaatccccttttccacCTGAAATCCTGATTTTCTAGCTCAAAATTCATCTTTTTTAGcccaaaaatcagcttttttttcccattttctaccccaaaattcacttttttcacACCAAAATCCccctttccatcccaaatccgGTTTCTGtaccccaaaattctccttttttagACCAAATCCCCTTTTTGTACCCCACAATTCAcctttttcaccccaaaatccccattttttaaaccaaaatccccattttttttaccaaaatctccattttttttaccaaaatccCTGTGTTTTTTACCAAAATCCCAATTCCTCCCcctaaaatcccattatttttcccatttttcccaaaatccccattttttccccattttcaggCCCCATGGGCCGGGGCGGGTTCGGCTCCGGCtccggcggccgcggcggctTCACGGGAGGGGGAGGGGCCCAGCAGAGAGCGGGGGACTGGAAATGCCCCAACCCGTGAGTGTgatactggttatactggttatactgggatagactgggttatactgggaggggtatactgggttatactgggttatactgggttatactgggttatactgggttatactgggaggggccCAGCAGAGAGCGGGGGATTGGAAATGCCCCAACCCGTGAGTGagggttatactgggatatactgggagatactgggttatactgggttatactgggttatactgggagggttatactgggttatactgggttatactgggatatactggttatactgggatgtactgggttatactgggttatactgggttatactgggatatactgggatatactgggttatactgggttatactgggatgtaatgggttatactgggttatactgggttatactgggttatactgggaggggccCAGCAGAGAGCGGGGGACTGGAAATGCCCCAACCCGTGAGTGtgatactggtttatactgggttatactggttatactgggatgtaatgggttatactggtttgtaatgggttatactgggatggttatactgggttatactgggatatactgggttatactgggaggggccCAGCAGAGAGCGGGCGACTGGAAATGCCCCAACCCGTGAGTGTCAattatactggttatactgggttatactgggatatactgggatgtactgggatgtaatgggttatactgggttatactggggtgtactgggatatactggggtgtactgggttatactgggatatactgggttatactgggatatactgggatgtactgggttatactgggatatactgggttatactgggttatactgggttatactgggttatactgggatatactgggttatactgggatgtactgggatatactgggttatactgggatatactgggatatactgggttatactgggatatactgggatatactgggatatactgggttatactgggatatactgggttatactgggatatactgggatgtactgggttatactgggatatactggtttgaaatgggttatactgggagggactgggatgggatgtgtCTGTGACATCACTGAGGACACGGTGACGTCACTGATGACGTcgctgtgacatcacagggcgCATGAGAGAACAcggggaggggtttgggatcaactgggaggaactgggaagggactgggagtGGTGTGATGTCACCGGCGCTGCGGTGACGTCACTGATGACGTCATCACTGGGCGTGTGAGACCCAATTTGGGGGGgaattgggagaaaattggggaccaactgggatgggatgggacgtGCTGGGTCTGTGACGTCATTGGTGTTGCTGTGACGTCACTGATGACGTCATCGATGACGTCACCCGCAGGGCGTGCGAGAACATGAACTTCTCGTGGCGGAACGAGTGCAACCAATGCAAGGCGCCCAAACCCgagggggggcccggggggcctCACctgggcgggggcggggccggaaAATACCCCGGGGGcggccgaggaggaggaggaggaggaggaggaggaggaggaggaaaccaCATGGGTAAGGAACAGCTAAAATACaccaaaatacacacaaaatatacacaaaacACACCTAAAAATGCACCgaaaatatacacaaaatatacacaaaatatacacaaaatacCCCGGGGGcggccgaggaggaggaggaggaggaggaggaggaggaggaggaaaccaCATGGGTAAGGAACAGCTAAAATACAccaaaatatacacaaaatatacacaaaatatacacaaaatatacccaaaatatacacaaaatatacacaaaatacacccaaaaataGACCCAAAATATACCCGAAACAtaccaaaaaataccccaaaatagaTCCAAAATAGATCCAAAATAGACCCAAAATATacccaaaatacaccaaaataGACCCAAAATACACCTAAAATATACCCAAATATACCCGAAATACACCCAAAAATAGACCCAAAATACACCTAAAATATACCCAAAATATACCCAAAACATACCCAAAATATACCtgaaatacacccaaaatagACCCAAAAATAGACCCAAAATAgacccaaaatacacccaaaatgcACCCAAAATAGACCCAAATcacacccaaaatacacccaaaaataGACCCAAAATAGACCCAAAAATAGACCCAAAATAGACCcgaaaatacacccaaaatatacccaaaatacacccaaaatatacacaaaatatacacaaaatatacacaaaatatacacaaaatacacccaaaaatagacccaaaatacacccaaaatacaccaaaaatatACCCGAAATAgacccaaaatacacccaaaatttACCCAAAATATACCCAAAATAGATGCAAATCACACCCAAAATAGACCCAAAATgcacccaaaatccacccaagatatacccaaaatacacccaaaatataCCCGAAATTTACCCAAAATAGACCCAAAATAGACCCAAATCACACCCAAAATAGACCCAAAAATAGACCCAAAATAGACCcgaaaatacacccaaaatatacccaaaatacacctgggcacacctgtacACACAATTACACACATTTACACACCTGTTCACACCCATTACAGGTGGGGGGTTCGAGGACcggcgcggcggccgcgggggctTTGACCGGGGAGGGTTCCGGGgcacacctgtacacacccatacacacctgtacacacaaTTACACACAATTACACACCTGTATCACACAATTACACACCTGTCCCACAGGTGGAGGGTTCGAGGATCGGCGTGGCGGCCGCGGGGGCTTTGACCGGGGAGGGTTCCGGGGTCGCGGCGACCGCGGTGGATTCAGGGGCGGCCGAGGAGGCGACCGGGGCGGCTTCGGGCCCGGCAAGATGGACAGCAGGTGGGATAATGGGGGGAAatagggggatttggggaaaaatggggatttttggggaaaaatgggagtttgggggagaaaattgggagggaatggggaatttggggggaaaaaacggggagTTTGGGGGGATAAACaatggattttggggaaataattctggggttttggggggtaaacctgggtttttgggaaaaaaatgaagattttgggggatgaacctgggattttggggagaaaattgggagggatttttggggggattggggattttggggaaaaccgagagattttggggaaaaatgaggaatttgggggataaacctgggattttggggagaaaattgggagggattttggggaaaaatggggattttgtggAGATAAACCTGGGTTTTTGGGGAGTTAAcgagattttggggaaaaaattgagagggaatttgggggggaaatgggaattttgggaaaaaatgggattttggggtttaaacctgggattttgggaaaaaacggggaatttggggaggataaaactgggattttggggaaaaaaattgggagtGAATAGAAAACTTGGGGGGATaaacctgggattttggggaaaaaattaagagTGAatagggaatttggggggaaaaaatggggaatttggggggataaacctgggattttggggggaaatggagattttgggaaaaagTGAGGATTTTGGCAAAaaacagggaatttgggggataaacctgggattttgggggggtaaacctgggattttggggaaaaaaatgaagattttggggggatAAACCTGGGATTTTAGGGAATAAATGGGGAGTGAATTTGGGGgtgaaatggggattttggggaaaaattggggaatttggggggataaacctgggattttggggggataaacctgggattttggggaaaaaattgggagtgaatagggaatttgggggggaatttggggattttgggaaaaaatggggattttgggggaaaaattgggatttggggaaaaaaaggggattttgggggataaacctgggattttcagggggtAAACAAGAGATTTTGGGGGTAAACAagagattttgggaaaaaaaatcaggagggaatggggaatttggggggaaattggggattttgggggggataaacctgggattttggggaaaaattgggatcAAGTAGGGAATTTAGGcgggaatggggattttgggaaaaagtGAGGATTTTGGCAAAAAacggggaatttggggggataaacctgggattttggggggtaaacctgggattttggggaaaaaaatgaagattttggggagataaacctgggattttggggagaataatgggagggaattttggggggattggggattttggggaaaaccgagagattttggggaaaaatgaggaatttggggggataaacctgggattttggggaataaaTGGGGAGTGAATTtgggaggaaatgggaattttgggaaaaaaaggggaatttggggggataaacctgggattttggggaaaaaggtgggagaatttggggggaaatggggatttggggaaaaatggggattttagggaataaacctgggatttggggaaatgatgaaaaaagggagattttgggtggaaaatcaggggatttggggtaaatctggagaaaaagcaggagtttttgggaaaattcttgtaattttggggaaaatccagggattttgggggaaaatgggattttggggcagaacctgcagggattttggggtaaatttgggggattttggggtgaatttgagggattttggggtaaatttggggggttttggggtaaatttgggggttttggggtaaatttgagggattttggggtaaatttgggggattttggggtaaatttggggattttggggtaaatttgggggattttggggtgaatttgagggattttggggtaaatttgggggattttggggttctgaaGGCGATAGATGGGATCGGGGGAATCCTAGGATTAATCAATCTCAGTAATTAACGTTAATCACTAATTAATGACCACTAATTAATGTCCACAGGGGTGACCACCGGCAGGACCGACGCGAGCGGCCATATtgagcccctcccccacccccccttggcccctcccccaccccccgtTTTGTATTTCTGCCCCGCCCCCcatggccccgccccctccccccgcgGGCCCCGCCCCCACCCGCTTTTaacccttcccctcccccccaatAAAGCGAATTTGGGGGAAGGAATCGGGGCCGCTGCTGATTGGATGGGGATTGGGGGGGCGTGGTCTCGCTGTGAGGTCATTAATGGGCTAATGAGGCACTTCCGGCCGCGGGGTTCATTAGCGAGCTCATTAACGAGATCGTTAAGTGCTGATGTCATGAAGGGAAGGGCGCGTAAATTAGGATGGGGCCCTTTAAGGGGGCAGGGTGGGGGCGGGCCTGGGGAGGGGTAATTTGCATAATGGGCGTGGTATGACCATAAATGGACTGCGGGGCGTGGCTTGAGCGTGTTTACACCTGGTACGTAGATTGCAGAGCCGTATTAGCATAAGGGGCGTGGTTTAACTATAAATGGATGTGGGTGTGGTTTAGGAGATCAAACTTAATGCGGTGGGCGTGGTTCTGCCATAAATGGAAAACAGGGGTGTGGCTTGGTTTTCCGCTTACGTTGAAGGGGCGTGGTTTGACCATAAATGGTTCCTAAGGGGGCGTGGTTTGACCATAGATGGTTATTAAGGGGTGTGGTTTGACCATAAATGGGTATGGAGGGGGCGTGGTTTCGGCACGGCGGGAGCGCTGAGGGGACGCCGCCATGAGGGGCCATAGGAGCCCGTACAGGTGTCAGGGGCTCGCGTACCTGTCCAGGTGTGCGGGAACAGCGATTTCCCAACCAAACGCAGCCGTGACCACGCTCAGGTGAGAGGAGCGGCCGATCCCCGTTGGGGTGCGGGAACCGCGGCCTCAGCGCAGGTGCGGGAGGGCAGGAAGTGCCTGTGCAGGTGGCAGGGGCGTGTGCCGGCGGCCAGGTGAGGGGTGTGGCGGCAGATTCCGGACAGGTACACGGGGCGTGGCCGCCCTTCAGGTGAGGGGACACGGTGGGGCCGGAAGGTGCCGGCGGCCACAGCGGCCCGGGAGCGAtgaggaggcggcggcgggagccgAGAGCGGGGCCTGAAACGGGGCTGGGGTTGCTGCTGCcgcttctgcttctgctgccgGGCGGTGAGAGGCGATTTGGGGCAATCTGGGGAGTTTGAGGGGATTTTAGAGGAAtcctgatggatttggggggttttgaggggatttgAGAGGGAATCGTGAAGGTATTTTAACAGGGACTCGTGAGGGGATTTTGGCGGGAATTGTGAGGAGATTAAGGAGAGTCTGAGGGGATTGGGGGTGTCCGAAGGGATTTGGGAGAGTTTGAGGGGGTACTGAGGGGATTTGAGAGGGAATCGTGAAGGTATTTTAACCAGGGACTCGTGAGGGGATTTTGCCGGGAATTGTGAGGAGATTAAGGAGAGTTTGAGGGGATTTTAGAGGGAtcctgatggatttggggagttttgaGGGGGTACTGAGGGGATTTGAGAGGGAATCGTGAAGGTATTTTAACAGGGACTCGTGAGGGGATTTTGGCGGGAATTGTGAGGAGATTAAGGAGAGTCTGAGGGGATTTTAGAGGGAtcctgatggatttggggggttttgagggggTACTGAGGGGATTGGAGAGGGAATCGTGAAGGTATTTTAACAGGGACTCGTGAGGGGATTTTGCCGGGAATTGTGAGGAGATTAAGGAGAGTTTGAGGGGATTTTAGAGGGAtcctgatggatttgggggttttgagggggTACTAAGGGGCTTTGAGGGGATTTGAGAGGGAATCGTGAAGGTATTTTAACAGGGACTCGTGAGGGGATTTTGCCGGGAATTGTGAGGAGATTAAGGAGAGTTCGAGGGGATTTTAGAGGGATCctggtggatttgggggtttttgagggGCTACTGAGGGGATTTGAGAGGGAATCGTGAAGGTATTTTAACAGGGACTCGTGAGGGGATTTTGGCGGGAATTGTGAGGAGATTAAGGAGAGTCTGAGGGGATTGGGGGTGTCCGAAGGGATTTGGGAGAGTTTGAGGGGATTTAagagggtcctgaggggatttgggggtgcatgaaggattttggggggaatctgaggggatttgggagttCCTGAGAGGGTTTGGAGGGGTCCTGTGGGGATGTGAAGTGTTTTCGGGAGAAAATCGTGAGTGAATTTCAACGGGGAATCGTGAGGGGATTTTGGCGGGAATcgtgaggggatttgggggttctgaGGGAAATTGGGGTGCCCGAAGGGATTTGGGCGTTTTTGAGGGGATTTAGAGGAGTTTAAAGGGATTTGAAAGGATGTTTTGGGGTGTACCGTGGTgattttaaggggttttttggagggAATCGTgagaggatttttggggtttttggagaGAAACGTGAGGGGATTTTGGGCGGGAATCCTGAGGAGATTTCGGAGGGGAACCGTGAgaggggatttttggtggaatcgtgaggggatttttggggtaatcatgagattttggggggatatcaggagatttttggggtgttctgaGGAGGTTTAGGGGCatctgaggggatttgggagggtctgaggggattttgaggggaattGAAGGGGATCGGGAGAGAATTCAGGAGGAGATTTTTGCGGGGAACCGCGAGGGGATTTGAGGGGAATccgaggggatttgggattttttgagattttggaCTTTCGTGgtttctgagggttttttgggtAGAATTGGGAAGAAATTTGGGGAGGGAGCATCcgagaggatgaggaggaagaaaaccgtgaggggattttggggagaatccggggggatttggggttgttctgaggggagaaaaaaggcgGGAAAAGAATCTGAGGGAATTTCGGATTTTTCTGAGGCGATTTTGGGCAGGGACGAGCGTGAGGGAATTTAGGAGGTgtctgaggggatttggggggttctgaTGAGGTTTTGAGGGAAATCCGAGGGGATTTGAGGGACTCTGATGAGGTTTTGGGGAAATCCGAGgggattttaaaaatgttgagCGGGTTTGGGAGATCCTGAGGGGATTTCAACGATTCCGAGAGGATTTTTGGGGCGATTTGAAAGGATTTTGCGGGGGGGATTCTTATTGGGGGATTTTGAggctctgaggggacacagaaAAAGGCTCTGAGGGaacccaaaatttaaaaattgaggggatcagaagcaaaaaaaaaattaattaagagTGACAATTTTGAGGACGCGGTTTTGAGGGGctgtgaggattttggggggacaTTGCGGGGGGgtcagaggtgacacaggggggtcagaggtgacacaggggggGTCACAGGGGACACATAGAGGGGTCAAAGGTCACGCAGGTGTCGCAGGAAGGTACCACGCGCAGGgcacgggggggggggggttccaCAGCTCACATTCCAGGGCCGGTTTTTCCGGCTCACCCGCTGCCATCCCGGATGTTGGGGTGGCCCCAATGTCCGGCCAGGTCACCCCCGGGGGGGAAATGACGTCATCATCTTAatggggggggtccccaaaaagCGTCTCTGACGTCATCAAACCCCCCCTTGTTTCTCACAGGTCACTGGGGGGTGACAGCAGAAGATGACCCAGGtgagaggggaggggaaaacaCCTGGGAAGGGTCCCTGGGCTTGGGGGTCCTGAATTCTGGGGTCCCTTAAGGGGAGGGGTCctatttttgggggttcctgtTTTTGGGAAAGGTCCCATTTTTGGAGGGGATATCCCAGTTTTTGGAGGGGGGCTCCTTTTAAGGGGATgggtcccattttgggggtgtCCCTTTAAGGGGATAGCTCCCATTTTGGGGGTATCCCTtaatttgggtctgggggctgttCCCTATAAGGGGATggctccatttttgggggtACTCCCtaatttgggtctgggggctgttCCCTATAAGGAGATGGCtccattttgggggggttcccTTTAAATGGATTgctccatttttgggggtccctttAAGGGGATGGctcccattttggggtggttcCCTGAATTGGGTCTGGGGGGTTCCCTTTAAATGGATGgctccattttttggggggtgttcCCGTTAAATGGATggctccatttttgggggggttcccTTTAAATGGATggctccatttttggggggggttccCGTTAAATGGATGGCTCCATTTTTAGGTGGTCCCTTTAAATGGATggctccatttttgggggttcccttTAAATGGATggctccatttttggggggtgttcCCTTTAAATGGACggctccatttttgggggttcccttTAAATGGACggctccatttttgggggggcGTTCCCTTTAAATGGATGGCTCCATTTATGGGGGATTCCCTTTAAATGGATGACTCCATTTATAGGGGGGGTGTTCCCTTTAAATGGATGGCtccattttggggggggttccCTTTAAATGGATggctccatttttggggggggtccctaTAAGGGAATTgctccatttttggggggtgttcCCGTTAAATGGATggctccatttttggggggtgttcCCTTTGAATGGATggctccatttttgggggggttcccTTTAAATGGATggctccatttttgggggttcccttTAAATGGATGgctccattttttggggggcgtTCCCTTTAAATGAATGGTTCCATTTTTGGAGTCCCTTTAAATGGATGGCTCCATTTTTGGAGTCCCTTTAAATGGATggctccatttttgggggttcccttTAAATGGACggctccatttttggggggtgttcCCGTTAAATGGATggctccatttttgggggttcccttTAAATGGATggctccatttttgggggggttcccTTTAAATGGATggctccatttttggggggtgttcCCGTTAAATGGACGGCTCCATTTTAACCCCCGCAGTGCCGTGCGGGACCCCCGTGCACCGGCGCGTGGTGGGGGGCTCGGGGGCGCAGGAGGGGCAGTGGCCATGGACGGTCAGCGTGGCCTTCAGGGGGCGCCACGTCTGCGGGGGGGCCCTGATCGCCCCCGCCTGGGTGCTGACGGCCGCCCACTGCTTCCCGCCGTGagtaaaacaccccaaaaacgccCCGTTTCACCCCAAAATAGACCCCAAAATAGACCCCAAAATACCCTGGgatttaccccaaaatatccccgaAATagcccccaaaatatcccccaaaatacCCTGGGATTTACCCcgaaatatccccaaaataccctgggatttaccccaaaataccctgggatttaccccaaaatatccccgaaatatcccccaaaatatACCCTGGgatttaccccaaaatatcctggGATTTACCCCGAAATAGACCCAAAATACCCTGGGATTTAACCCAAAATATCCTGGGATTTACCCCAAAATATACCCAAATACCCTGGGATTTAccccaaaatattccccaaaataGCCGGGatttaccccaaaataaccctgggatttaccccaaaataccccaaaaataccccgGGATTTActccaaaatacccccaaaaataaccTTGATGTTTACCCCAAAATACCGCTGGGAATGATCCAAAAACCATggaatttaccccaaaaatatccccccaaaataccctgggattttaccccaaaataccctgaACTATCCCCAGAAATACTCAGGATTtacccaaaactccccaaaaaccccaaatttccccaaaaaccccaaattcccgaTTCCTGACCCCAAATTCCCCGTAGGGagaaccccctccccaaataccgGGTGACCctttcaggaccccccaaaatcccaattcctgacccaaaacccccccaaaccctccccaattcacccaaaaaccccaaatttcccccaaaaccccaaattcccgaTTCCTGACCCCAAATTCCCCGTAGGGAGAACCCCCTCCCCGAGTACCGGGTGACGCTGGgggtcctgcagctcctgtcccccCCCCCCGACGCCCAGGTGAGGGGCGTGGCCTCCGTCGCGCGTCACCCGGCCTATCGCGACTATCACGAcagcgggcggcggcggcgggatGATGACGTCACGGGGGGTGACGTCAGCGGGGGCGTGGACATGGCGGGGGATCTGGCGCTGGCCCGGCTGGACCCCCCCGCCAGCCCCTCGCGCTTGGTACGGCCCGTgtgccttcctgctgctggagtgaCCTTTGACCCCGGCATGAACTGCACCGTCACCGGCTGGGGACACGTCCGGACGGCCGGTgggtgacagtggggacatggggacattggggacatggggacactgggacatcattggggacacgTGCGGACGGCCGGTgggtgacagtggggacatggggacattggggacatggggacaccattggggacactgggacatcatggggacaccattggggacaccattggggacatggggacatcattggggacatggggacatcattggggacatggggacatcattggggacatcactggggacacGTCCGGACGGCCGGTgggtgacagtggggacatcattggggacatggggacaccattggggacaccattggggacactgggacaccattggggacattgggacatcattggggacatcactggggacaccattggggacatgggacatcattggggacatggggacatcattggggacatggggacatcattggggacaccattgggacactggggacaccattggggacatggggacaccattggggatatggggacaccactggggacactgggacatcattggggacacgTCCGGACGGCCGGTGGGTGACaacggggacattggggacactgggacaccattggggacatcattggggacatggggacactgggacaccagtggggatatggggacatcactggggacaccattggggacaccattggggatatggggacaccactggggacactgggacatcattggggacacgTCCGGACGGCCGTGGGTGACAACggggacaccattggggacatggggacactgggacaccatTGGGGCAtcattgggacattgggataccggctggggacactgggacatcattggggacatcattggggacatcatcGGGGACATCACTGGGACACGTCCGGACGGCCGGTGGGTGACaacggggacattggggacactgggacaccattggggacatcattggggattggggacaccagatggggacaccattggggacaccattggggacaccattggggacattgggac is a genomic window of Zonotrichia leucophrys gambelii isolate GWCS_2022_RI unplaced genomic scaffold, RI_Zleu_2.0 Scaffold_758_24006, whole genome shotgun sequence containing:
- the LOC135441967 gene encoding RNA-binding protein FUS-like; translation: MGRGGFGSGSGGRGGFTGGGGAQQRAGDWKCPNPACENMNFSWRNECNQCKAPKPEGGPGGPHLGGGGAGKYPGGGRGGGGGGGGGGGGNHMGKEQLKYTKIHTKYTQNTPKNAPKIYTKYTQNIHKIPRGRPRRRRRRRRRRRRKPHGWGVRGPARRPRGL